The genome window GGAGTCTTTGAAAGCATTTGGATAAATAATTTGTACCGTTTGAGAATCATCTTTGGATATAGTTGCTGAAAAATTTTCAATATTAAATGTTTTGATAATTTTTGATAGATCGGGAACAAAAATATTTTCGATCCAATCAGATGCTTTTTTGTTAGCTTCCTTATTAAATTTAATTTGTTGGGTTTTGCTTCTTTCCTTCCAGGGTTCATTACTCTGGTATCCTAGTACTCGCCAATCTAAAATTAAATCGATATCTTCTGAAAAACGGTCTATTTTGTGATAGGCCTTGGATAGTGAGGTTCCACCCTTAAATGCGAAAACATCTTTAAATTGAGAACTGCTAAATAAAATGTCTAACATTGAAACGATCCAGTAATCTTTTTCGATAATAGCTTCATTAATCAAAAGTTCGTTTGCAGTTAACCGATAGATATCTTTTCGATTTTTTTCACTTAATTCAAATAGTTCTAGCATTAAGATACCTCGTCCAACCGATTGATGGTATTTTGGATCCAAATCCTTGAAGATACGCTATCTTTCTTTAGTTGTTTTAAATCGCTATCAGTCAATTTGTTTTTTATAATCTTTAGGTCATTTTCTTCAATATTTTGTTCCCCAATAGTTTTAAGAGCCTCAATAACTAAGGCAGATGTTGGACAAACAGCAATTTCTCTTGGTAAAACTTTTTTGAATTCAATTTTTTGGCCGTTGTTTAAAGTGATCTCTCGGTTGGGTCCAATGCTTTTGTAGGTGTATGAGTTAGGAACTTGAGTTGTTAGTCCAAGTAAATTGAGAGCAGTGTCACCAGCTGGAATACTTAACCATTTATTTTTTCGGATGTATGCTTGAGCAACTTCGTTTGGCGTTGCCGGGATGTCTCTTTTTAAAAATGAATTAAAGTTAGGTTTTTGGTAGATCCCTCTAAACACAAGGTTGAGGTCACCCGCTTTTACAAGCCGTCGAACCAACTCTTTTAATGTGTTATATGTGATATTTAACTGTGCAAAATCTGCCAAAATAAATAAAGTCCCTTTTGGGGCTCTTTTTATTTTGGCTTTTATTCTTTCAAAGTCAGTCATTTGTTGCTCCGTAGTAAATATATTGATTATCTAATGACCCTATTATACCAATGCTTTGTGAGCTTTTCCAGTGCCTAAACGTTATTTTTTCTAGGCACTGCTATAAGGATTGCTGATTTATCAAAATATTATGAATCTTTAGCGGCAAATTCAGTTGTCTGGGCTGACAATGAGCAAGATTATACTCCTTTTGTCCGGTATTTCTTGGGAGTGACTTTGCGGGCTAGCGAACGATTGAGCGAGCGCTTGCGAAACTTCAAAAAGAAAATAAAATCGAAAAAATCGGTCAGGGACGTTCAACGAGGTATCGGGTGAAGAGTTGACGCCTTTTTTGTATAATAAAGTTGAAAATTCGAACTTTTTACTTTAAAAAAATCTAAAAAATAATGCATTTGCTTAATTAATGTTATAATTTTGAAAACGATTAAATAAGGAGATGTCGATGAAAGATTTTGAGCTGAGCGAAGAGATTAATCAAGCAATTGTGGATGGAATTCAAAAAGGTTATTTGAATTATCTAGAAGAACGAGGTGAAAAAAAGGAGAAGATGGCAGTCAGTGGGGCATACGCATGGACTAAAGGAAATCATATCGATGATCAAGTAGCCAAAGTTGCCGAAAAAAATGATATTGACTTTTATATCACAAAAGCAGGCAACTCCTGGGAATATTTGCAGTTTAACCTTAACAGCGGCACTGACAAGTATTTGCTAATTATTAAAAACTCGGTCTTTAAGAAACAGGGACCCCCGAAGAATTTCAAGAATACTAATTACTTAATGCAACTTGCTGAAATTAATCATTCTTTGTTTAAAGATGATGAAGGTTCTTTCATCAACACTCCTAAAAAAGTAAAGCTAGAACTTGGATCAGCAGAAGTTAAAGAAATTTTGGATGACATTCCTTTGAAACGGTATTCTCGTTTTTATATCATTACTTATACCATTGATAAAAATAAACTCATTCAGTCAATTAAATTGACGATTCCAAATAACGAAAATGGCAAATTGATTTTAAAAGAGATCGCAGACTTAACCAATTATATGCAAACAAGCAAGTATGAAATAACGCTAGATAGTGTTGAGCCAATCAAAGATGAGTTGGCTTTTGATGATACAATGTTCTCAGGAGCTGAAACCGAATACGGATTTTCAGTGGCAAAAGAAAATACAGAAGAACAGCAGTAAAAGGATGGGTCGTTGTGTTTTTTGGAGAGAAGTTAAAGAGCGTTCGAGAGTTGAACGGGATCTCTAGAAAAGAATTAGCAGAATTAATAAACGTCAGCGAACAAGCTGTTTGGCAGTACGAAAATCAGCATACAGTTCCTGCGTTTATGATTATTAACAAATTAAAGAAATTGTTTTTGGTTAAGCCGCAATTTTTTTATACAAAACCGTTCATAAAAAAAGTAAGTGATATTGAGCATATTGCTTATCGTTCCCCTGACCGGGAGGCACGGAAAAAGGCAAAAATGGAGACCACTTATCTGAATTTTGTTGATTACGTGATTTCAGATTTTGAGCAATATTTGGCGCCTTCATCAAATGCGATTGCTTTTATGAGTGAATCGGCGTATCGCAAAAGCATTCAAGAGGTTGCTCAAGAAGCCAGAAAAGAGTTGGCACTGAGTAACAACAAAGATTTGATGTACCGCCTAGAGCTGGCAGGGATTTATATCTTAGAAAAAAATATTGGTCCGAACATTGACGCTTACAGTACTTGGACTAAAGATGATCGGGCTTTTATTATTCTGGGGAATATCAAAAAATCAGCGGTTAGAAGAAATTTTGATTTAGCGCACGAACTGGGGCACTTGTTGCTTCACAAATCAATTGAAATGGATAGCCTTTCACGAGATGAATATCGGCAAATTGAGAAAGAGGCGAATGACTTTGCTTCGTACTTTTTGATGCCAGAAGATGAATTTATGCAAGACTTTCAGGCAATTTCTAAGAGATCTAATCCATATTCATACTTGGAAATGAAAACAAAATATATGGTTTCAATCATGGCGTTAGAATACCGAGCTTACAATTTGGGATTGTTGACCTTCGAGGAAAATCGATACTTTTACTCGTATCTTAATCGGCATCATTTACGCGCTAAAGAGCCGTTGGACGAGGATATTTCAGTGATCAAACCAGGAAAAGTCCGTGCCTTGTTGAGCTTTGTTTTTGATAATAAACTAACCACGTTAAATAAAGTATTGGACGATTACAATGTCGATGTCGCTTTTTTGGAAAATTTATTGGATATTGATGACGACTTTTTTCATAAATTTCAAGCGGATTCT of Xylocopilactobacillus apicola contains these proteins:
- a CDS encoding DUF6088 family protein; this translates as MTDFERIKAKIKRAPKGTLFILADFAQLNITYNTLKELVRRLVKAGDLNLVFRGIYQKPNFNSFLKRDIPATPNEVAQAYIRKNKWLSIPAGDTALNLLGLTTQVPNSYTYKSIGPNREITLNNGQKIEFKKVLPREIAVCPTSALVIEALKTIGEQNIEENDLKIIKNKLTDSDLKQLKKDSVSSRIWIQNTINRLDEVS
- a CDS encoding helix-turn-helix domain-containing protein; this translates as MFFGEKLKSVRELNGISRKELAELINVSEQAVWQYENQHTVPAFMIINKLKKLFLVKPQFFYTKPFIKKVSDIEHIAYRSPDREARKKAKMETTYLNFVDYVISDFEQYLAPSSNAIAFMSESAYRKSIQEVAQEARKELALSNNKDLMYRLELAGIYILEKNIGPNIDAYSTWTKDDRAFIILGNIKKSAVRRNFDLAHELGHLLLHKSIEMDSLSRDEYRQIEKEANDFASYFLMPEDEFMQDFQAISKRSNPYSYLEMKTKYMVSIMALEYRAYNLGLLTFEENRYFYSYLNRHHLRAKEPLDEDISVIKPGKVRALLSFVFDNKLTTLNKVLDDYNVDVAFLENLLDIDDDFFHKFQADSAANYFQLFSNVN